One window of the Alicyclobacillus vulcanalis genome contains the following:
- a CDS encoding type 1 glutamine amidotransferase domain-containing protein codes for MAKKVLMVVTSADKMTDGHPTGLWLSEFAEPYTEFKQAGYEVTVASPRGGQAPIDERSVQNGEIHQWPEAVEVLKETLPLSQVSAKDYDAIFLPGGHGTMFDFPDSAELQALIRTFAESGKVVAAVCHGPAGLVNVRLQNGDPLVKGKRVTAFTDEEERAVQLDDKVPFLLETRLRELGAQFVAQPMWSDHVERDGNLITGQNPQSGISAAKAVIEALGA; via the coding sequence GTGGCCAAGAAAGTGCTCATGGTCGTCACCAGCGCAGACAAGATGACGGACGGGCACCCGACAGGTCTCTGGCTGTCGGAGTTCGCCGAGCCCTACACGGAGTTTAAACAAGCGGGTTATGAGGTGACCGTCGCAAGCCCGCGCGGCGGGCAGGCGCCCATCGATGAGCGTAGCGTGCAAAACGGCGAGATTCACCAATGGCCCGAGGCCGTCGAAGTCTTGAAGGAGACCCTCCCCCTTTCGCAGGTGTCTGCGAAAGACTACGATGCCATCTTCTTGCCCGGCGGTCACGGCACCATGTTTGACTTCCCGGACAGCGCGGAACTCCAGGCGCTTATCCGCACGTTTGCGGAGTCGGGCAAGGTGGTTGCCGCCGTGTGTCACGGCCCCGCGGGCCTCGTGAACGTGCGGTTGCAAAATGGCGATCCGCTGGTCAAGGGCAAGCGCGTCACGGCATTCACCGACGAAGAGGAGCGCGCCGTGCAGCTGGATGATAAGGTGCCCTTCTTGCTCGAAACGCGACTGCGCGAGCTGGGCGCCCAGTTTGTGGCGCAGCCGATGTGGTCCGATCACGTCGAGCGAGACGGGAACCTGATCACGGGTCAAAATCCGCAGTCGGGCATTAGCGCCGCGAAGGCCGTCATCGAAGCGCTTGGGGCTTGA
- a CDS encoding alpha/beta hydrolase, with product MSSIRKVETHTVASRALGEERVLKVFVPPGAGDEPLPVVYCHDGIEFFTHGRIATQAHEAIIAGKLAPCYIVGIAVNLDRRRDDYAFDGARHREYLQFVADECIPFLDARYPMDDNRRYMAGISLGAVATMSFVLEYPQWFHRVMLFSGAFFPSYQRRVEEAVDLSRLYAYMFIGEEERQAKTPSGVFDFWSYNEAMRDILVDRGAEVSYHTGPGNHIWGVWQQHLIEALSEIVQP from the coding sequence ATGTCGTCCATCAGGAAAGTGGAAACCCATACGGTCGCGAGCCGCGCGCTTGGAGAAGAGCGCGTCTTGAAAGTGTTTGTGCCGCCCGGCGCCGGAGACGAGCCGCTCCCGGTGGTGTACTGCCACGACGGGATCGAGTTTTTTACGCACGGCCGCATTGCCACGCAGGCGCACGAGGCGATCATCGCTGGGAAACTGGCCCCGTGCTACATCGTCGGGATCGCCGTGAACTTGGACCGCCGACGCGACGATTACGCATTTGACGGCGCGCGCCACCGCGAGTATCTGCAGTTCGTCGCAGACGAATGCATCCCGTTTCTCGACGCCCGGTATCCGATGGACGACAACCGGCGGTACATGGCCGGAATTTCGCTCGGTGCCGTGGCGACGATGAGCTTTGTGCTCGAGTACCCACAGTGGTTCCACCGGGTCATGCTGTTTTCCGGCGCCTTCTTCCCGTCTTACCAGCGCCGCGTGGAAGAGGCTGTGGATTTGTCGCGCCTGTACGCCTACATGTTCATCGGTGAAGAAGAGCGGCAGGCCAAGACGCCAAGCGGCGTGTTTGACTTCTGGAGCTACAACGAGGCTATGCGAGACATCCTGGTCGATCGCGGCGCCGAAGTTTCGTATCACACGGGGCCCGGCAACCACATCTGGGGGGTGTGGCAGCAACATTTGATCGAGGCGCTTTCGGAAATTGTCCAGCCTTGA
- a CDS encoding MFS transporter: protein MEARDLRHPSTFAHLDRSRWNTFHWKSVLTTGMGVLTDGYDLSSIGVVLPFILASFGQKSLTGWESSGLTGSALVGAALGALAFGPLANRGRKRFYGLDVLILSIAALAQAFVQNIPELIAVRFVLGFGVGADYVLSPVIMGENANARDRGKSLALGFGLTWGLGAALAGLVTLFLNAWGVPSDIVWRIVLALGALPSASVIYLRRKLPETPRYVARVQGDELAFERVVAHVVGEVGPHAHVPVQRDDTSARTYFRSHRKRIAAACVLWFLFDIVAYSSILFGPNLIAKSLGIPSGVFQVMMELAFTVPGALIGLALIDRLGRKPMQVIGFVGMGLSLILFSVMKSVDAAPWIGLLLYGAQNLMSQMGPGSVSASGMLGVELIPTKIRGTVQGWTVAAGRLGAAITAFVFPHLFARMGEGGAILMLGGLCGVAAVLTWILLPETKALSLEEAAEESVA, encoded by the coding sequence ATGGAAGCCCGCGATCTTCGCCATCCATCCACCTTCGCCCACTTGGACCGCTCTCGGTGGAACACATTCCACTGGAAGTCCGTGCTCACCACCGGAATGGGCGTCTTGACCGACGGGTATGATCTGTCATCCATCGGCGTCGTGCTCCCCTTCATTTTAGCATCTTTTGGACAGAAGAGTCTGACCGGTTGGGAGAGCTCCGGCCTCACAGGCAGCGCCTTAGTCGGAGCCGCCCTTGGCGCGCTTGCGTTTGGTCCACTCGCCAATCGGGGACGAAAACGGTTCTACGGATTGGACGTCTTGATTCTCTCGATCGCGGCACTGGCGCAAGCCTTTGTTCAAAATATCCCAGAGCTTATCGCGGTGCGTTTCGTTCTCGGCTTTGGCGTGGGCGCTGACTACGTCCTCTCCCCGGTGATCATGGGGGAGAATGCCAACGCTCGCGATCGCGGCAAGAGCTTGGCCCTCGGATTTGGACTCACCTGGGGCCTTGGCGCAGCTTTGGCTGGCCTGGTGACCCTCTTCCTCAACGCATGGGGCGTGCCTTCGGACATCGTATGGCGGATCGTGCTCGCTCTCGGCGCTTTACCTTCGGCCTCTGTCATCTACTTGCGGCGGAAACTTCCCGAAACCCCGCGCTATGTGGCCCGTGTGCAAGGGGACGAGCTCGCGTTCGAGCGAGTCGTCGCGCACGTCGTGGGTGAGGTCGGACCGCATGCGCATGTCCCCGTACAGCGGGACGACACCAGCGCGCGGACGTATTTTCGCTCCCACCGCAAACGTATCGCAGCCGCATGTGTTCTGTGGTTTCTGTTCGACATCGTCGCCTACTCCAGCATTCTCTTTGGCCCCAACTTAATCGCCAAAAGCCTTGGAATCCCCTCAGGGGTGTTTCAGGTCATGATGGAGCTGGCCTTTACCGTCCCTGGGGCATTGATTGGGTTGGCGCTCATCGACCGGTTAGGAAGAAAGCCCATGCAAGTCATCGGCTTCGTCGGGATGGGCCTAAGCCTCATCCTGTTTAGCGTGATGAAGTCAGTTGACGCTGCCCCGTGGATCGGTCTCCTTTTGTACGGAGCCCAAAACCTGATGTCGCAAATGGGGCCGGGCTCGGTATCCGCGTCGGGCATGCTCGGCGTAGAACTGATCCCCACGAAAATACGAGGCACGGTTCAAGGATGGACTGTGGCTGCAGGCCGACTTGGCGCGGCCATCACAGCCTTCGTCTTTCCCCACCTTTTTGCCCGAATGGGCGAGGGCGGTGCCATTCTGATGCTTGGCGGACTATGCGGCGTTGCCGCCGTCCTCACATGGATCCTGTTGCCGGAAACGAAAGCCTTATCCCTAGAAGAAGCCGCCGAAGAGTCTGTGGCATGA
- the pdhA gene encoding pyruvate dehydrogenase (acetyl-transferring) E1 component subunit alpha, whose translation MVSQVVARFEIPYVQVVDENGKVVNPDLVPDLSDDDLRELMKRMVFTRIWDQRAIRLSRQGRLGFYAPVSGQEASMIGSEFATQKDDFLLPGYRDIPQLYFHGYPLPQLFLYSRGHQLGGKVPEGVHCMVPQIIIGAQIVQAAGVGLAFKLRGEKRVAVTYTGDGGTSQGDFYEGMNFAGAMSLPVVFFVQNNQYAISVPRELQTRAQTLAQKAIAAGIPGIQVDGMDVLAVYHVMREALERARNGEGPTMIEAVTFRYGPHTMSGDDPTRYRTKDVQEEWEKKDPLIRFRKYLEEKGLWSEEEEQAYIEEAKEIVNNALKEADAAEKMTIPGLIDSMFEELTPALKRQRAEFAGEEAN comes from the coding sequence ATGGTGAGCCAGGTGGTTGCTCGCTTTGAAATCCCGTACGTCCAAGTCGTGGACGAGAACGGGAAGGTCGTGAACCCTGACCTGGTACCGGATTTGTCGGACGACGACCTCCGCGAACTGATGAAGCGCATGGTCTTCACGCGAATCTGGGACCAGCGCGCCATTCGCCTATCCCGGCAGGGGCGGTTGGGCTTTTACGCGCCGGTGTCCGGGCAGGAGGCGTCCATGATCGGCAGCGAATTCGCCACGCAGAAAGACGACTTTTTGCTGCCGGGCTATCGAGACATTCCGCAGCTGTACTTTCACGGGTACCCGCTGCCGCAGCTCTTCCTTTACTCCCGCGGGCATCAGCTTGGCGGCAAAGTGCCCGAAGGCGTCCACTGCATGGTGCCGCAGATCATCATCGGCGCGCAAATTGTGCAGGCCGCAGGCGTCGGCCTCGCGTTCAAGTTGCGCGGTGAGAAGCGCGTCGCGGTCACCTACACGGGCGACGGCGGCACGAGCCAGGGCGACTTTTACGAAGGCATGAACTTCGCAGGGGCAATGAGCCTGCCCGTCGTGTTCTTCGTCCAAAACAACCAGTACGCCATCTCCGTGCCCCGCGAACTGCAGACTCGCGCGCAGACCTTGGCGCAAAAGGCGATTGCCGCAGGCATTCCCGGCATCCAGGTGGACGGCATGGACGTGCTGGCAGTCTACCACGTCATGCGGGAGGCGCTCGAGCGCGCGCGCAACGGCGAGGGCCCGACCATGATTGAAGCCGTGACCTTCCGCTACGGCCCCCACACCATGTCCGGCGACGATCCGACGCGCTATCGGACCAAGGACGTGCAGGAGGAATGGGAGAAGAAAGACCCCCTCATTCGGTTCCGCAAGTACCTCGAAGAGAAGGGACTCTGGTCGGAAGAAGAGGAGCAGGCCTACATCGAAGAGGCGAAGGAGATCGTCAACAACGCCCTGAAAGAGGCGGACGCGGCAGAAAAGATGACCATCCCTGGCCTCATCGACAGCATGTTTGAAGAACTCACCCCGGCGCTCA
- the yhbH gene encoding sporulation protein YhbH, with protein MIDFTLQREDWSLHRKGHIDQERHREKVREAIREHLADLVSDESLIMSDGKQIIKIPIRSLEEYRIRYNFQKGKHVGTGSGDTAVGDLVARGKPDQAGQPGPGQGEGAGSEPGVDYAEAEVTLEDIQHELFRELELPDLADKDEADMVVDTVEFRDVRKKGITANIDKKRTLLQALRHAKKDDRVVITPDDLRYKTWETIVKPESNAVILAMMDLSGSMGLFEKYCARTFFFWMTRFLRTKYANVQIRYIAHHTEAHEVDEEYFFTKGESGGTICSSAYRYALDLVRRDYPPERYNIYPIHFSDGDNLTSDNDKCVQLVKELCDVSRMFGYAEVNQYARSSTLMGAYGKLQIPRFRTYVIRDKSEIYGALRHFFSQQQGVKSS; from the coding sequence GTGATCGACTTCACACTGCAACGCGAAGACTGGTCACTCCACCGAAAAGGGCACATCGATCAAGAGCGCCATCGCGAAAAGGTGCGCGAAGCGATTCGCGAACATCTGGCCGACCTCGTCAGCGATGAAAGCCTGATCATGTCGGATGGGAAACAGATCATCAAGATTCCCATTCGATCACTCGAAGAGTACCGCATTCGCTACAACTTCCAAAAAGGCAAGCACGTCGGAACGGGCTCTGGCGATACGGCCGTGGGCGATCTCGTCGCCCGCGGCAAGCCGGACCAAGCCGGCCAGCCTGGCCCCGGGCAGGGCGAGGGCGCCGGATCGGAGCCTGGCGTGGACTATGCCGAGGCGGAGGTGACGCTTGAGGACATTCAGCACGAGCTGTTCCGCGAGCTCGAGCTGCCCGATCTCGCAGACAAAGACGAGGCCGACATGGTCGTCGATACGGTCGAATTTCGCGACGTGCGCAAGAAGGGCATCACGGCCAACATCGATAAGAAACGCACGCTCCTCCAAGCGTTGCGCCACGCCAAAAAGGACGATCGCGTCGTGATCACGCCGGATGATTTGCGTTACAAGACGTGGGAGACCATCGTGAAGCCGGAGTCCAACGCGGTCATCCTCGCGATGATGGACTTGTCGGGATCGATGGGGCTGTTCGAGAAGTACTGTGCGCGCACCTTTTTCTTCTGGATGACTCGCTTTTTGCGGACAAAGTACGCGAATGTGCAGATTCGTTACATCGCCCACCACACAGAGGCGCACGAGGTCGACGAAGAATATTTCTTCACCAAGGGAGAGAGCGGCGGGACCATCTGTTCGTCCGCGTATCGCTACGCGCTCGATCTCGTCCGCCGCGACTATCCGCCGGAGCGCTACAACATCTATCCCATCCATTTTTCGGATGGCGACAATCTCACGTCGGACAACGACAAGTGCGTGCAGCTGGTCAAGGAACTGTGCGATGTATCGCGCATGTTTGGCTACGCCGAGGTGAATCAATACGCTCGATCCTCGACGCTGATGGGCGCCTACGGGAAACTGCAAATTCCCCGGTTTCGCACGTACGTCATCCGGGATAAATCGGAGATCTACGGTGCGCTTCGGCACTTCTTCTCACAGCAGCAAGGGGTGAAGAGCTCATGA
- a CDS encoding PrkA family serine protein kinase, whose product MSFLERLSSYRAEEEALRWRGTFTDYLELVRQNPNIARTAHARIYDMIVAAGIETDADGRPRYKFFEKEIFGLSDTIERLVEEYFHAAARRLDVRKRILLLMGPVSGGKSTIVTLLKRGLEQYSRTPEGALYAIAGCPMHEEPLHLIPNELRPDFEAEFGVKIEGNLCPSCRLRVDEEFGGRIEDVPVERIVLSEERRVGIGTFSPSDPKSQDIADLTGSVDFSTITEYGSESDPRAYRFDGELNKANRGLMEFQEMLKCDEKFLWHLLSLTQEGNFKAGRFALISADEMIIAHTNEAEYRSFIANKKNEALQSRMIVMPIPYNLRVDDEVKIYEKLVQQSDLKNVHIAPHALRTAAIFSILTRLKESKKQGVDLMKKLYLYNGQAVEGLKDADVKELKNEYPDEGMSGLDPRYIINRISTALIRRDTQCINALDVLRAIKDGLDQHPSITPEDRERLLNFVAMARREYDEMAKTEVQKAFVYSFEESAKTLLDNYLDNVEAYCNWQKIKDPLTGEEMDPDEKLMRSIEEQIGISENAKRAFREEILIRISTYARRGKKFDYHSHERLREAIEKKLFADLKDVVKITTSTKTPDEQQLKKINEVTRRLIDEHGYCPVCANELLRYTGSLLNR is encoded by the coding sequence ATGAGTTTCCTGGAACGCCTGAGCTCGTATCGCGCGGAGGAGGAAGCACTACGTTGGCGGGGCACATTCACAGACTATCTGGAACTCGTGCGTCAAAATCCCAACATCGCGAGAACGGCTCACGCTCGCATTTACGATATGATTGTCGCCGCTGGCATCGAGACGGACGCGGATGGCAGGCCTCGTTACAAGTTCTTTGAGAAGGAGATCTTTGGCCTTTCGGACACCATCGAGCGGCTCGTGGAGGAGTACTTCCATGCCGCAGCTCGGCGGCTCGACGTCCGCAAGCGCATCCTGCTCCTGATGGGGCCGGTGTCGGGAGGCAAGTCGACCATCGTGACGTTGCTCAAGCGGGGGTTGGAGCAATACTCGCGCACGCCGGAAGGCGCGCTCTATGCCATTGCCGGGTGCCCCATGCACGAGGAGCCGCTACACCTCATTCCGAATGAGCTGCGGCCCGACTTTGAGGCGGAGTTCGGCGTGAAGATCGAAGGAAACCTCTGCCCAAGCTGCAGGCTCAGAGTTGATGAAGAGTTTGGCGGCCGGATCGAAGACGTGCCGGTGGAGCGCATCGTGCTCTCCGAAGAACGCCGCGTCGGGATCGGCACGTTCAGCCCGTCCGATCCCAAGTCGCAAGACATCGCTGACCTCACGGGCAGCGTCGACTTTTCCACCATCACCGAGTACGGCTCGGAGTCGGATCCGCGCGCGTATCGCTTCGATGGGGAACTGAATAAGGCGAACCGAGGCTTGATGGAGTTTCAGGAAATGCTGAAGTGCGATGAGAAATTCCTGTGGCACCTGTTGAGCCTCACGCAGGAGGGCAACTTCAAGGCCGGCCGGTTCGCCTTGATCAGCGCGGACGAGATGATCATCGCGCACACGAACGAGGCCGAGTATCGCTCGTTCATCGCCAACAAGAAGAACGAGGCCCTGCAGTCGCGCATGATCGTCATGCCCATCCCCTACAACCTGCGCGTCGACGATGAAGTCAAAATATACGAGAAACTGGTACAGCAGAGCGATCTCAAGAACGTGCACATCGCGCCCCACGCTCTGCGAACCGCGGCCATTTTTTCCATCCTGACGCGGCTCAAGGAGTCGAAAAAACAGGGCGTCGATCTCATGAAGAAGCTGTATCTGTACAACGGCCAGGCGGTCGAAGGCCTCAAGGACGCCGACGTGAAAGAGCTGAAAAACGAATATCCCGACGAGGGCATGAGCGGGCTGGATCCCCGCTACATCATCAACCGAATTTCGACCGCCCTCATTCGCCGCGACACCCAGTGCATCAACGCGCTTGACGTGCTCCGCGCCATCAAAGACGGGCTGGATCAGCACCCGTCGATCACGCCCGAAGATCGCGAGCGCCTGCTCAACTTCGTCGCCATGGCCCGGCGCGAGTACGACGAAATGGCGAAGACCGAGGTGCAAAAAGCCTTTGTCTACTCTTTCGAGGAGTCGGCGAAGACCCTGCTCGACAACTATCTCGACAACGTCGAAGCCTATTGCAACTGGCAGAAAATCAAGGATCCCCTCACCGGCGAGGAGATGGATCCCGACGAGAAGTTGATGCGCTCGATCGAGGAGCAGATTGGCATTTCGGAAAACGCCAAGCGAGCGTTCCGCGAGGAGATCCTCATTCGGATTTCCACCTACGCCCGCCGCGGCAAAAAGTTTGACTACCATTCGCACGAGCGCCTGCGCGAAGCCATTGAGAAGAAGTTGTTTGCGGATCTCAAAGACGTCGTCAAGATCACCACGTCGACCAAAACACCCGATGAGCAGCAGCTCAAAAAGATCAACGAAGTGACGCGCCGGCTCATCGACGAACACGGCTACTGCCCTGTGTGCGCCAATGAACTCCTTCGCTACACCGGAAGTCTGCTCAACCGCTGA
- a CDS encoding SpoVR family protein, protein MTNQELQELERAIERMMELARSFGLDFYPMRFEVCPADVLYTFGAYGMPTRFNHWSFGKTFHKMKLEYDLGLSRIYELVINSNPCYAFLLDGNTLLQNKTVCAHVLGHCDFFKNNAAFRHTSRDMVERMAASAERIYHYELEHGRRRVEELLDAGLAISEHVDPSEEGRNARRAAKERMYRERLGQRAEPARKPREPGPYDDLFALDGPLPSAVEESPPARILNKDVMLFIIENSPVLEEWERDILSMLREEMLYFWPQLETKIMNEGWATYWHLRIMREMDLSDDEAVEFAKMHAGVVLPSRTSVNPYHVGLAIWEDIERRWNEPTKEEQERYGRRPGEGREKMFEVREVETDVSFLRNYLTKDLIDKLDLYVYQKVGNDWRVVEKDWEKVRDALVASRINGGIPVLYVEDGDYRQNGELFIRHAYEGLELDLRHLEKTLPYIHRLWGRTVHLQTVVEGRDVTFTYDGKKVQRSFVKDDR, encoded by the coding sequence ATGACGAATCAGGAACTGCAGGAGCTCGAGCGCGCCATTGAGCGGATGATGGAACTTGCTCGGTCGTTCGGGCTCGATTTTTACCCCATGCGCTTCGAAGTCTGTCCCGCGGACGTCCTTTATACGTTCGGAGCGTACGGCATGCCGACCCGTTTCAACCATTGGTCATTCGGAAAGACCTTTCACAAAATGAAGCTCGAATACGATCTCGGCCTGAGCCGTATTTACGAGCTCGTGATCAACTCGAACCCTTGTTACGCGTTCCTGCTGGATGGAAATACGCTCTTACAGAATAAGACTGTATGCGCACACGTGTTAGGCCACTGCGACTTTTTCAAAAACAATGCGGCGTTTCGGCATACATCGCGCGACATGGTCGAGCGCATGGCGGCCAGCGCCGAACGGATCTACCACTATGAACTCGAACACGGCAGGCGGCGGGTCGAGGAGTTGCTCGACGCAGGGCTCGCCATTTCCGAACACGTGGATCCCTCCGAGGAGGGAAGAAATGCGCGCCGCGCCGCAAAAGAGCGCATGTATCGCGAGCGCCTAGGTCAACGCGCGGAGCCGGCGCGCAAGCCGCGTGAACCAGGGCCGTATGACGATCTGTTTGCGCTTGACGGTCCACTGCCGTCCGCGGTGGAGGAGTCCCCGCCCGCACGCATTCTCAACAAGGACGTGATGCTGTTCATTATCGAGAACAGCCCGGTGCTTGAGGAGTGGGAGCGCGATATCCTCTCGATGTTGCGAGAGGAGATGTTGTATTTTTGGCCGCAACTCGAGACGAAGATCATGAACGAGGGATGGGCCACCTATTGGCACCTGCGCATTATGCGGGAGATGGACCTGTCGGATGACGAGGCCGTGGAATTTGCCAAGATGCACGCTGGTGTCGTGCTCCCTTCGCGCACCAGTGTGAATCCCTATCACGTCGGGCTTGCCATCTGGGAGGACATCGAGCGCCGCTGGAACGAGCCCACGAAGGAGGAGCAGGAGCGATACGGCAGGCGGCCGGGTGAGGGACGGGAAAAGATGTTTGAGGTGCGCGAAGTGGAGACGGACGTCTCCTTTCTGCGCAACTACCTGACGAAGGACTTGATTGACAAGCTCGATTTGTACGTGTACCAAAAGGTCGGGAACGATTGGCGAGTCGTGGAGAAGGACTGGGAGAAGGTCAGGGATGCGCTGGTCGCCTCGCGCATCAACGGTGGCATCCCGGTCTTGTACGTGGAGGACGGGGATTACCGGCAAAACGGCGAACTGTTCATCCGTCACGCGTACGAAGGGTTGGAACTTGATCTCCGCCATTTGGAAAAAACGCTTCCGTACATTCACCGTTTGTGGGGGCGCACCGTTCATCTACAGACGGTTGTCGAAGGGCGCGATGTCACGTTCACCTATGACGGCAAGAAGGTGCAGCGTTCGTTCGTGAAGGATGACAGGTGA
- a CDS encoding carboxylesterase/lipase family protein, giving the protein MDITVETRYGKVLGREEDGVRMFFGIPYAKAPQGERRFLPPQPVEPWTGVMDARALGPICPQVSNPLNPVDGFEQSEDCLRLNIYAPAEGSDHPVMVWIHGGAYVFGSGQSPWYDGRAFARDGVVLVTLNYRLGPLGFLHLRHLAGDAYAGSGNAGILDQVAALAFVRDVIESFGGNPNRVTVAGESAGAWSVATLLVMDAARGLFQQAILQSGIPIAYRTPESAEWFTAQLLDALGVRPSDWQRLLDIPADDLVAAASRIPARDGLNLRPVLDGVTLTEPFWDALRQGRAAHVPTLAGSNREELMLWVARDPEWAALSDEARVSHVDKMWGPLSDRARDYYVDGRTGDDLATWLVRFASMRSFTYPTIRAAEIQSEYAPVYLYRFDYRPSRLGAAHALEIPFVFGTYEHPSAKALVGERPAHALVSRAMHHAWVAFVHHGSPQAADLPEWPAYDPKRRSTMIFDDAPRVEDDPDSAERELWSEMTNHVL; this is encoded by the coding sequence ATGGATATCACCGTAGAGACTCGATACGGGAAAGTGCTCGGCCGCGAAGAAGACGGGGTGCGCATGTTTTTCGGCATCCCGTACGCCAAGGCCCCACAGGGCGAACGGCGATTTCTTCCGCCTCAGCCGGTGGAGCCGTGGACAGGGGTCATGGATGCGCGGGCGCTCGGCCCCATTTGTCCGCAGGTTTCCAATCCGCTGAACCCAGTCGACGGCTTCGAGCAGTCCGAGGACTGCCTGCGCCTCAACATCTATGCGCCGGCCGAAGGCTCAGACCACCCCGTGATGGTCTGGATCCACGGAGGGGCCTACGTGTTTGGCTCAGGTCAGTCGCCGTGGTACGACGGGCGCGCATTTGCGCGAGACGGCGTGGTCCTCGTGACCCTTAACTACCGCCTCGGACCGCTCGGCTTCTTGCACCTCCGACACCTCGCGGGCGATGCGTACGCAGGGTCCGGAAACGCGGGCATCCTCGATCAGGTGGCTGCGCTCGCGTTTGTCCGCGACGTGATCGAGTCGTTCGGCGGAAATCCGAATCGCGTCACGGTCGCCGGGGAGTCGGCCGGCGCGTGGAGCGTCGCCACGCTGTTGGTGATGGATGCGGCGCGCGGACTGTTCCAGCAGGCCATTTTGCAAAGCGGAATTCCCATCGCGTATCGCACGCCCGAGTCCGCTGAGTGGTTCACGGCACAGCTGCTCGACGCCCTGGGCGTTCGGCCGAGCGACTGGCAGCGTCTGCTCGACATTCCCGCTGACGATCTCGTCGCGGCCGCAAGCCGAATCCCCGCGCGAGACGGGTTGAATCTGCGCCCTGTGCTCGACGGCGTGACGCTGACCGAGCCGTTCTGGGATGCGCTGCGCCAGGGGCGCGCCGCGCACGTGCCCACGCTCGCCGGATCGAACCGAGAGGAGCTCATGCTGTGGGTCGCCCGTGATCCCGAGTGGGCCGCCTTGTCCGACGAAGCGCGCGTTTCGCACGTCGACAAGATGTGGGGGCCGCTTTCCGATCGCGCCCGGGATTACTACGTGGACGGGCGCACTGGAGATGACCTGGCTACGTGGCTCGTGCGGTTTGCGTCCATGCGTAGCTTCACGTATCCCACGATTCGCGCCGCCGAGATTCAGAGCGAATACGCGCCCGTGTATCTCTACCGGTTCGACTACCGCCCAAGCCGGCTCGGAGCCGCGCACGCCCTCGAAATTCCGTTTGTGTTCGGCACGTACGAGCATCCCTCCGCCAAGGCGCTGGTCGGCGAGAGACCTGCCCACGCCTTAGTGTCGCGCGCCATGCACCACGCCTGGGTGGCGTTTGTGCACCACGGCAGCCCACAGGCCGCGGACCTGCCTGAGTGGCCGGCCTACGACCCAAAGCGCCGCTCAACGATGATTTTCGACGATGCGCCGCGCGTGGAGGACGATCCCGACAGCGCCGAGCGCGAACTCTGGTCCGAGATGACGAATCACGTCTTGTGA